The following coding sequences are from one Formosa haliotis window:
- a CDS encoding ligand-binding sensor domain-containing protein, protein MNIKITQDHFKICRLSFRFFLLLAITVSCKKEKQESVASSPATESGLEIVDSNSIEHQSLDEDLTSPFVMLNKDEKISNVIRKIFQDKKGRIWIGAENGAYYYDGTMLRYLDDIKDQYGKQVTIKYIAEDNIGNIWFGHTAGVSKFDGSTIINFSRKDGLIDNDVWCLAVDKNNTIWIGTLQGACYFNGDTFSSFEIPEGQKDKTRGVSSTKIVHSIMEDSKGNMWFATNGGAYVFDGKTLTNISETDGLCSNYVSKVLEDRNGGFWFGTVHNGLCYFDGEKFTNITNQFGVQGKEVWDVFQDKKGDIWFSVKNYGVFSFDGKSIINYNKVHGLQSHAIMDIFQDNSDRFWFGGFNGLTRYNGQDFVNITKQGPWSNSK, encoded by the coding sequence ATGAACATAAAAATAACCCAAGACCACTTTAAAATCTGTCGTCTATCTTTTCGGTTTTTTCTGCTTTTAGCTATTACAGTTTCATGTAAAAAAGAAAAGCAGGAAAGTGTTGCATCTAGTCCAGCAACAGAATCGGGCTTAGAAATTGTCGATTCAAATTCAATAGAACATCAATCACTAGATGAAGATTTAACATCACCTTTTGTAATGTTGAATAAAGATGAAAAAATTAGCAATGTAATTCGCAAAATTTTTCAAGATAAAAAAGGGCGTATTTGGATTGGGGCAGAAAATGGTGCTTATTATTATGATGGTACTATGCTAAGGTATTTAGATGACATCAAAGATCAATACGGAAAACAAGTCACCATTAAATATATTGCAGAAGATAACATTGGGAACATTTGGTTTGGGCATACTGCCGGAGTGAGTAAATTTGATGGTAGTACAATTATCAATTTTTCCAGAAAAGATGGGTTAATAGACAACGATGTTTGGTGTTTAGCAGTCGATAAAAACAACACAATTTGGATAGGTACGCTACAAGGCGCTTGTTATTTTAATGGCGATACGTTTTCTAGTTTCGAGATTCCTGAAGGCCAAAAAGATAAAACACGAGGCGTGTCTAGCACCAAGATTGTGCATAGTATTATGGAAGACAGTAAAGGTAATATGTGGTTTGCTACCAATGGAGGAGCTTATGTTTTTGATGGTAAAACGTTGACAAATATTTCGGAAACCGATGGTTTATGTAGTAATTATGTGAGTAAGGTTTTAGAGGATAGAAACGGAGGTTTTTGGTTTGGAACCGTACATAATGGATTGTGTTATTTTGATGGTGAGAAGTTTACCAATATTACCAATCAGTTTGGGGTGCAAGGAAAAGAAGTATGGGATGTTTTTCAGGACAAGAAAGGAGATATATGGTTTTCGGTGAAAAATTATGGTGTGTTTTCATTCGACGGGAAATCAATCATTAATTATAATAAAGTCCACGGACTTCAAAGTCATGCAATTATGGATATCTTTCAGGATAATTCTGATCGGTTTTGGTTCGGAGGTTTTAACGGTCTAACACGTTATAATGGCCAAGATTTTGTAAATATTACAAAGCAAGGACCATGGAGTAATTCAAAGTAA
- a CDS encoding DUF6265 family protein codes for MKPVSLVLLIAFLMSCQQTKKENLKTETVNVLETEENFDWLLGEWERLDEEPGMQTFEKWTKVSASEYLGIGFTMQNGDTLRQENIRLVNKNSDWNLLVKAPEEAEFTSFNLINHSDREFTFQNTQIDFPNKIRYWRKADTLKASVSNAELEIPFNFIKSH; via the coding sequence ATGAAACCTGTATCATTAGTATTGCTAATTGCTTTTTTGATGTCTTGCCAACAAACCAAAAAAGAAAATTTAAAAACGGAAACCGTAAATGTTTTAGAAACTGAAGAAAATTTTGATTGGTTGTTGGGAGAATGGGAACGTTTGGACGAAGAGCCGGGCATGCAAACATTCGAAAAATGGACAAAAGTATCAGCTTCAGAATATTTGGGGATTGGATTTACCATGCAGAATGGGGACACGCTTAGACAAGAAAATATAAGGTTAGTGAATAAAAATAGCGATTGGAATTTGCTTGTAAAAGCTCCTGAAGAAGCAGAATTTACAAGCTTTAATTTGATAAATCATTCCGATAGAGAATTTACTTTTCAGAATACCCAAATAGACTTTCCAAACAAAATTAGGTATTGGAGGAAAGCAGATACGTTAAAAGCATCAGTTTCAAACGCGGAACTAGAAATTCCATTCAACTTTATAAAATCCCATTAA